A single region of the Reyranella humidisoli genome encodes:
- a CDS encoding DUF4212 domain-containing protein, producing MAESRLTASQQAAYWEKTKRLMLVILAAWFFFSFVIHFWAPQLNQIRIIGFPLGYYMAAQGSLIAFVLMCVWNAKSQDKIDHEFGVQDE from the coding sequence ATGGCGGAAAGCAGACTGACGGCCTCGCAGCAGGCCGCCTATTGGGAAAAAACGAAGCGGCTGATGCTGGTCATCCTCGCCGCATGGTTCTTCTTCAGCTTCGTGATCCACTTCTGGGCGCCGCAGCTCAACCAGATCCGGATCATCGGATTTCCGCTGGGCTACTACATGGCGGCCCAAGGCTCGCTGATCGCCTTCGTCCTGATGTGCGTCTGGAACGCCAAGTCCCAGGACAAGATCGATCACGAATTCGGCGTCCAGGACGAGTGA
- a CDS encoding NahK/ErcS family hybrid sensor histidine kinase/response regulator — MLVEPAVLALSLAYLGLLFAVAYFGDRYARDWSRNSVAPVVYGLSLAIYCTSWTFYGAVGRAATSGIDFILIYTGPVLVVTLGYPMLRKMVRVAKQHNVTSIADFLASRYGKSRAVGVTATLFATVGVLPYIALQLQAVSASFRTIAAPSPWVGGAPGVVHADTSLIVAALMALFTILFGVRNVQASEQHRGMMLAIAFESVVKLLALLAVGPFVVWFLFDGPSDMVARLAEAPAVAERLTREASPLTWVVMSLLSGMAFLCLPRQFHVAVVEHDHPASLKTARWLFPAYLVLINLFVIPIAAAGLLLLGPNVSPDLYVLQLPLVGGESWLSAFVFIGGLSAATSMVIVACMALSGMIGNELLMPYLLKRQAGVARDMGPLVVLVRRAAVVLILMAGYAYERIISGYLPLASIGLISFCAVANFAPGLVLGLYWQRAHRYGVVAGLTGGFVVWLYALLLPTLRQGGGSGAGAGAGPVAPFSPYLPEPLAALDPVLQGFLVCVAVNTALLVGVSLLVRPVGRDREQADAFVLGAEPRPLPRRAPADAARIEELRQLLARFVGVERAARTLTGELSLETAVVRTERMLSGTLGAASARVIVAASARRGRLLPRSARAIIDEASEAIRYNYEILRNTLDHVGMGIASFDREGRLEIFNDRFTDLLALDDDAVAVGAAPREFGATPEVVALLRRPETPQTHEITTRDGRVIELRLDPLPGDGFVATCNDVTARVRIAQALRDSDGQLRRAAETLEQRVVERTAELEASRAEAEAANLGKTRFIAAASHDLLQPLHAARLFTAAMIDRDPRNDLGGKIDASLGAVESLLDALLDISKLDAGAFKPERRPFALQPLFESLATAFAPMAARRGIALAVAPTRAFVDTDPAFLRRILQNLLSNALRYGQVEGRPARVLLGCRRVGDSLRIEVRDNGPGIAPDKQAVIFDEFVRLQPEDEGPREERGLGLGLAIVDRIARMLDLPVALASAPGRGSTFSITVPRVAAVVTAPVAQPVQQSLPSIEAESFVLCLDNEARVREAMAALLGGWGCNVATAASQAEALDAVARAGRLPDLVLADLHLDEGADGLDAVVAMRAAWGRAVPAALVTADRDPTLRLRARALQVELLHKPVKPASLRALLRLRSSAVGRLTA; from the coding sequence ATGCTGGTGGAACCGGCTGTCCTGGCCTTGTCGCTGGCCTATCTGGGGCTGCTCTTCGCCGTGGCCTATTTCGGCGACCGCTACGCGCGCGACTGGTCGCGGAACTCGGTGGCCCCGGTCGTCTACGGTCTGTCGCTGGCCATCTACTGTACCTCCTGGACCTTCTACGGCGCGGTCGGCCGCGCGGCGACCTCGGGCATCGACTTCATCCTGATCTACACCGGCCCGGTCCTGGTCGTGACCCTGGGCTACCCGATGCTGCGGAAAATGGTGCGGGTGGCCAAGCAGCACAACGTGACGTCGATCGCCGATTTCCTGGCGTCGCGCTACGGCAAGAGCCGCGCCGTCGGCGTCACCGCCACGCTGTTCGCCACGGTGGGTGTGCTGCCCTACATCGCGCTGCAGCTGCAGGCCGTGTCGGCGTCGTTCCGCACCATCGCCGCACCCTCGCCGTGGGTCGGAGGCGCGCCGGGTGTCGTGCATGCCGATACCTCGCTGATCGTGGCGGCGCTGATGGCGCTGTTCACCATCCTGTTCGGCGTGCGCAACGTGCAGGCCTCAGAGCAGCATCGCGGCATGATGCTGGCCATCGCCTTCGAGTCGGTGGTCAAGCTGCTGGCGCTGCTGGCGGTCGGCCCCTTCGTGGTGTGGTTCCTGTTCGACGGCCCGTCCGACATGGTGGCGCGGCTCGCCGAGGCGCCGGCCGTGGCCGAGCGGCTGACGCGCGAGGCCTCGCCGCTCACCTGGGTGGTGATGTCGCTGCTCTCGGGCATGGCCTTCCTCTGCCTGCCGCGCCAGTTCCATGTCGCCGTCGTCGAGCACGACCATCCGGCGAGCCTGAAGACGGCGCGCTGGCTGTTCCCGGCCTATCTCGTGCTGATCAACCTGTTCGTGATCCCGATCGCGGCGGCGGGCCTGCTGCTGCTGGGGCCGAACGTCAGCCCCGACCTCTACGTGCTGCAGCTGCCGCTGGTCGGCGGCGAGAGCTGGCTGTCGGCCTTCGTGTTCATCGGCGGCCTGTCGGCGGCGACCTCGATGGTCATCGTGGCCTGCATGGCGCTGTCGGGCATGATCGGCAACGAGCTGCTGATGCCCTACCTGCTGAAGCGGCAGGCCGGCGTCGCACGGGACATGGGGCCGCTGGTGGTGCTGGTGCGCCGCGCCGCCGTCGTGCTGATCCTGATGGCGGGCTATGCCTACGAGCGCATCATCTCGGGCTACCTGCCGCTCGCCTCGATCGGGCTGATCTCCTTCTGCGCCGTCGCCAACTTCGCGCCCGGCCTCGTGCTCGGCCTCTACTGGCAGCGCGCCCACAGGTACGGCGTCGTGGCGGGCCTGACCGGCGGCTTCGTCGTGTGGCTCTACGCGCTGCTGCTGCCGACCCTGCGCCAGGGTGGCGGCAGCGGCGCGGGAGCGGGCGCGGGGCCGGTGGCGCCGTTCAGCCCCTACCTGCCCGAGCCGCTGGCCGCGCTCGATCCGGTGTTGCAGGGCTTCCTGGTCTGCGTCGCGGTGAACACGGCACTGCTGGTCGGGGTCTCGCTGCTGGTGCGGCCGGTGGGCCGGGACCGCGAACAGGCCGACGCCTTCGTGCTGGGCGCCGAGCCGCGGCCGCTGCCGCGCCGCGCGCCGGCCGACGCTGCCCGCATCGAGGAGCTGCGCCAGCTCCTCGCGCGCTTCGTCGGTGTCGAGCGCGCGGCCCGCACCCTCACGGGCGAACTGTCGCTGGAAACGGCGGTGGTCCGCACCGAGCGCATGCTGTCGGGCACGCTGGGCGCGGCCTCGGCGCGCGTCATCGTGGCGGCCTCGGCCCGGCGCGGCCGGCTGCTGCCGCGCAGCGCGCGCGCCATCATCGACGAGGCCTCCGAGGCGATCCGCTACAACTACGAGATCCTGCGCAACACGCTCGACCATGTCGGCATGGGCATCGCCTCGTTCGACCGCGAGGGCCGGCTCGAGATCTTCAACGACCGCTTCACCGACCTGCTGGCACTGGACGACGACGCGGTGGCCGTCGGCGCCGCGCCGCGCGAGTTCGGCGCGACGCCCGAGGTCGTGGCGCTGCTGCGCCGGCCCGAGACGCCGCAGACGCACGAGATCACCACGCGCGACGGCCGCGTGATCGAACTGCGGCTCGATCCGCTGCCGGGGGACGGGTTCGTGGCCACCTGCAACGACGTCACGGCGCGGGTGCGCATCGCCCAGGCGCTGCGCGACAGCGACGGCCAGCTCCGCCGCGCGGCCGAGACGCTGGAGCAGCGCGTGGTCGAGCGCACCGCCGAACTCGAGGCCAGCCGCGCCGAGGCGGAGGCCGCCAATCTCGGCAAGACGCGCTTCATCGCGGCGGCGAGCCATGATCTCCTGCAGCCGCTGCATGCCGCGCGGCTGTTCACGGCGGCGATGATCGACCGCGACCCGCGCAACGATCTCGGCGGCAAGATCGATGCGAGCCTCGGCGCCGTCGAATCGCTGCTCGACGCGCTGCTCGACATCTCCAAGCTCGATGCCGGCGCCTTCAAGCCCGAGCGGCGGCCCTTCGCGCTGCAGCCGCTCTTCGAGTCGCTGGCGACGGCCTTCGCGCCGATGGCGGCACGGCGCGGAATCGCGTTGGCGGTGGCGCCGACGCGCGCCTTCGTCGACACCGATCCGGCCTTCCTGCGCCGCATCCTGCAGAACCTTCTCTCGAACGCGCTGCGCTACGGGCAGGTCGAGGGACGGCCGGCGCGGGTGCTGCTGGGTTGCCGGCGGGTCGGCGATTCGCTGCGCATCGAGGTGAGGGACAACGGACCGGGCATCGCGCCCGACAAGCAGGCCGTGATCTTCGACGAGTTCGTGCGGCTGCAGCCCGAGGACGAGGGGCCGCGCGAGGAGCGGGGGCTGGGGCTCGGCCTCGCCATCGTCGACCGCATCGCGCGCATGCTCGACCTGCCGGTCGCGCTTGCCTCGGCACCGGGCCGCGGCTCGACCTTCTCCATCACCGTGCCCCGCGTGGCGGCCGTCGTGACAGCGCCCGTGGCGCAGCCGGTGCAACAGTCGCTGCCGTCGATCGAGGCCGAGAGCTTCGTGCTCTGCCTCGACAACGAGGCGCGGGTGCGCGAGGCGATGGCGGCGCTGCTGGGCGGGTGGGGCTGCAACGTCGCGACGGCTGCGTCGCAGGCCGAGGCGCTGGACGCGGTGGCGCGCGCCGGGCGCCTGCCGGACCTGGTGCTGGCCGACCTGCATCTCGACGAGGGCGCCGACGGTCTCGACGCCGTGGTCGCGATGCGCGCCGCCTGGGGTCGCGCCGTGCCCGCCGCGCTCGTCACGGCCGACCGCGATCCGACATTGCGGCTGCGCGCGCGCGCGCTGCAGGTGGAACTGCTGCACAAGCCGGTGAAGCCGGCATCGCTGCGCGCACTGCTAAGGCTGCGGAGTTCGGCCGTGGGGCGGCTTACGGCCTGA
- a CDS encoding response regulator transcription factor encodes MADIERFLVADDHPMVRDALASALGQAFTGAQFNMAGSLDQAKAALDREPETDAVLLDLDMPGMDGLTGLARLRAEHPTVPIVVVSAAREASVVRRAYEFGASAYIDKSAPLDEIAAIVRAVLDGEIFAPPEASTGETFAQRAAQLTPQQWRVLSLMVQGDQNKQIAHKLGVGEATVKAHVTVILRKLGVRSRTQAVIEARGLALPSTETIRP; translated from the coding sequence ATGGCCGACATCGAGCGCTTCCTGGTAGCCGACGACCACCCGATGGTTCGCGACGCGCTGGCGTCGGCGCTCGGTCAGGCGTTCACCGGCGCGCAATTCAACATGGCCGGTTCCCTCGACCAGGCGAAAGCCGCGCTCGACCGCGAGCCCGAAACCGATGCGGTGCTGCTCGACCTGGACATGCCGGGCATGGACGGGCTCACCGGCCTCGCCCGCCTGCGCGCCGAGCATCCCACCGTGCCCATCGTCGTCGTGTCGGCGGCGCGCGAGGCCTCGGTGGTGCGCCGCGCCTACGAGTTCGGCGCCTCGGCCTATATCGACAAGTCCGCGCCACTCGACGAGATCGCCGCGATCGTGCGCGCCGTCCTCGACGGCGAGATCTTCGCGCCGCCCGAAGCCAGCACCGGCGAGACCTTCGCCCAGCGCGCCGCCCAGCTCACGCCGCAGCAATGGCGCGTGCTGTCGCTGATGGTGCAGGGCGACCAGAACAAGCAGATCGCGCACAAGCTCGGCGTCGGTGAAGCCACCGTGAAGGCGCACGTGACGGTGATCCTGCGCAAGCTCGGCGTCCGCTCGCGCACCCAGGCCGTGATCGAGGCGCGCGGACTGGCGTTGCCGTCGACGGAGACGATCAGGCCGTAA